Proteins encoded within one genomic window of Chroicocephalus ridibundus chromosome 7, bChrRid1.1, whole genome shotgun sequence:
- the GALNT5 gene encoding polypeptide N-acetylgalactosaminyltransferase 5 → MSGLRRLFRGSGRALAFVFAASVVWLLLDMAALRLSLGDAGGRLLREAAGGGQGRAGRRGPPALPGSPRPGPAALGRAGRAAARREPPGPPSHPPAAGRPAGPLGARPAPPRWAVGRRGGAGAAAPSRAAEEVETEPAGRGARRRGARPPPPSEPPAPGAARPAGARGTVTGAPRHAGTVGRASLAPPGALPAPGETPVGKKETSSENHFVFISKEGTKLASAAAPQLGSEPAGSSTKSRGKRNEQQIANENGNGAHAANAITGAHTANAIDGARTANAITGATVLGGQSRTLGATPGVGPGAPATFEDGQERAGGSSLGTHRVLSLDATLAPRDPQAPGQFGHPVAVPDDKQEEAKSRWKEGNFNVYLSDLIPVDRAIVDTRPAGCSEQRVHDDLPTTTIIMCFVDEVWSTLLRSVHSVLGRSPPHLIEEVILVDDFSTKEYLKEKLDTYMLQFPKVKILHLKERHGLIRARLAGAEIAKGAVLTFLDSHVECNVGWLEPLLERVHLSRAKVACPVIEVISDKDMSYMTVDNFQRGIFTWPMNFGWRQIPQEVVEKNKIKETDIIRCPVMAGGLFSIDKKYFFELGAYDPGLDVWGGENMEISFKVWMCGGEIEIVPCSRVGHIFRNDNPYSFPKDRVRTVERNLARVAEVWLDEYKELFYGHAYHLVLKNLDVGNLTQQIQLRKKLQCKSFRWYLENVYPDLEAPLVKASGLLVNIAMARCITVENTTLAFEACDVNNKDQKFNYTWLRRIQHGELCLAPAGAAGALGLRRCQGRSRSPTWLHRSLATIQPDLTDHIISEHLQQPACLEVDPSHKALRVNACDSANPYQKWQFGNYYAD, encoded by the exons ATGAGCGGGCTGCGGCGGCTGTTCCGCGGCAGCGGGCGGGCGCTGGCGTTCGTCTTCGCCGCCTCCGTCGTCTGGCTGCTGCTCGACATGGCCGCGCTCCGCCTCTCCCTCGGCGACGCCGGCGGGCGGCTGCtgagggaggcggcgggcggcgggcaggggcgggcggggcggcgcggacCCCCGGCCctcccgggcagcccccggcccggccccgccgcattGGGCCGCGCAGGGAGGGCGGCCGCCCGCCGGGAGCCCCCCGGCCCGCCGAGCcacccgcccgccgccgggcgccCCGCGGGCCCGCTGGGGGctcggccggccccgccgcgctggGCTGTCGGGCGGAGGGGCGGTGCGGGGGCCGCAGCCCCCTCGAGGGCAGCGGAGGAGGTTGAGACGGAGCCCGCGGGACGCGGAGCCAGGCGGCGGGGGGCACGGCCACCGCCCCCCagcgagcccccagccccgggggctgcccgcccagcGGGGGCCCGGGGGACGGTGACGGGGGCACCCCGACACGCCGGCACGGTGGGGAGAGCCAGCCTGGCACCCCCGGGGGCCCTGCCTGCGCCGGGGGAAACTCcagtgggaaagaaagaaacttccTCGGAAAATCACTTCGTGTTTATTAGCAAAGAGGGGACAAAACTCGCCAGCGCAGCAGCCCCCCAGCTTGGATCTGAGCCTGCAGGGAGCTCCACAAAGAGCCGAGGAAAGCGCAACGAGCAGCAGATCGCTAACGAAAATGGCAACGGTGCCCATGCCGCGAACGCCATCACCGGTGCCCATACTGCCAACGCCATTGACGGTGCCCGTACTGCCAATGCCATCACTGGGGCCACAGTGCTGGGTGGCCAGAGCCGGACGCTGGGTGCGACGCCGGGAGTGGGTCCCGGTGCGCCTGCCACCTTCGaggacgggcaggagcgggcaggtggcagcagcctgggaaCGCACAGGGTCTTGTCCCTGGATGCGACACTTGCCCCCCGAGACCCCCAAGCTCCTGGCCAGTTTGGGCACCCTGTTGCGGTCCCTGACGATAAACaagaagaagcaaaaagcagatggaaagaagGGAACTTTAATGTCTACCTCAGCGATTTGATCCCTGTGGACCGAGCCATCGtggacaccaggcctgctgg GTGCTCTGAGCAGCGGGTTCATGATGACCTCCcgaccaccaccatcatcatgtGCTTCGTGGATGAAGTGTGGTCCACCCTGCTCCGCTCCGTTCACAGCGTCCTCGGCAGATCTCCTCCACACCTGATTGAAGAAGTCATTTTGGTGGACGACTTCAGCACTAAAG agtaCCTCAAGGAGAAGCTGGACACATACATGTTGCAATTCCCAAAGGTGAAGATCCTCCATCTCAAGGAGAGGCACGGTCTAATACGGgccaggctggcaggagcagagatcGCCAAAG GCGCCGTCCTGACCTTCCTGGACTCGCACGTGGAATGCAACGTGGGGTGGCTGGAGccgctgctggagagggtccacCTGAGCCGGGCCAAGGTCGCCTGCCCTGTCATCGAGGTCATCAGCGACAAGGACATGAG TTACATGACCGTGGACAACTTTCAGCGTGGCATTTTTACTTGGCCAATGAATTTTGGATGGAGGCAGATTCCACAAGAGGTCGtcgagaaaaataaaatcaaggagACGGATATAATAAG GTGCCCGGTCATGGCAGGTGGCCTGTTTTCCATCGATAAGAAGTATTTTTTTGAGCTGGGAGCATACGACCCAGGACTGGATGTTTGGGGAGGTGAAAACATGGAGATTTCGTTCAAG GTCTGGATGTGTGGTGGAGAGATTGAGATTGTTCCATGCTCCAGAGTTGGGCACATTTTCAGGAACGACAATCCTTATTCCTTCCCAAAAGATCGGGTGAGAACGGTGGAGAGGAACTTGGCCCGCGTTGCAGAGGTCTGGCTGGACGAGTACAAGGAGTTATTCTACGGCCACGCTTACCACTTGGTTTTGAAAAACCTGGATGTTGGCAACCTGACTCAACAAATCCAACTGCGAAAGAAGCTTCAGTGCAAAAGTTTCAGGTGGTACCTGGAGAATGTCTACCCAGACCTGGAAGCTCCCCTGGTTAAAGCCAGCGGGCTG cttgtTAACATAGCCATGGCAAGATGCATCACTGTGGAAAACACCACTCTAGCTTTTGAGGCGTGCGATGTTAACAACAAG GACCAAAAGTTCAACTACACCTGGCTGCGGCGGATCCAGCACGGAGAGCTCTGCCTCGCCCCGGCCGGCGCCGCAGGAGCGCTGGGGCTGCGCCGCTGCCAGGGACGGAGCCGCAGCCCCACCTGGCTGCACAGGTCACTGGCCACCATCCAGCCGGACCTG ACGGACCACATCATCTCAGAGCACCTGCAGCAGCCGGCGTGCTTGGAAGTGGATCCCTCGCACAAAGCCCTGAGGGTCAATGCCTGTGACTCCGCAAATCCTTATCAAAAGTGGCAGTTTGGCAATTACTATGCAGACTGA